The nucleotide window GAGGCCGTCAAGCGGGTGTGCGACCTCACGCGCGAGTACCACGAACAAGGGGCCGAAATCGAGACGCTTCTCGTCGGCAACTACGCCGACGCCGCCTATCTGGTCGAGTACGCCCGCCGACATCTCGGTGAGCAAACAGCTGAACGTATCTACGAATACCTCCGCCGAAACGGTGGCGACCCGACGGGCGAACGGATTGCCGACGTAGATTATCAGGGCAACGTCCACCTCACGCAGTTCTGGCAGGGGTACAGTCTCGGCAACGTCCGCGACCGCTCGTTCGGTGCTATCTGGGACGACGAGACGAATCCGCTACTCCGTCGCCTCCGCGAGCGACCCGAACACCTCACGGGGCGGTGTGCCGACTGTCGCTATCAGGGTATCTGCCGCGGTGCGTCGAGACTTCGCGCCCTCTCGGCACACGATGACCTCTTTGCGCCTGACCCGCAGTGTTACCTGCGCGACGAGGAGATAGCGAGTTCGCCGGGTCGGAGTGGAGTCGGAGCCGACTGATTTCCCCCGAACCGGATTTCAGACCGAACACGTTCGGCAAAAGGACCTCACACCGTGGTAGTCAAGCCATCAACGCATGGCAGCGACCACCCTCGATCTACGAGATGTCCCGCCGCCGGAACGCCATCCGAAGATTCACGACGCCTTCGAGTCGCTGGAGAGCGGCGAAGCGCTCGAACTCGTGAACGACCACGACCCGAAACCGCTGTTCTACGAAATGCAAGCCGAAGTCGATTCGTTCGACGCTGAGGGGTACGAGGTCGAACAGCGCGGACCGACTGAGTTCGTCGCACGTCTCCCGAAGAAGTAGCGGGGGACGGCGACACGAACGTGTTCGGCCCTACGTCTACCGGGTGACGGGACGAACGAACTATCATGGTTGGATTCCCCTCCCTGTTCGGTGGCGATGACGAGCGCGATGATCTGTTCGATGACTACGACGAATACGTCCCCGAACACCTTCCCGAACTCGGTCCGTTTGTCGCGGCGCAGCAGGTACTCACCGGCGAGGCGCACGTCGCGTTCCACGAGGTGACAAGAGCCGTCTTCGAGGAACGAACGGTGTACGACATGACGTTCAACTACAATCTCGCCAAACTGAATCTCGACACGCGCCATCCGAACGCGGGCTATCGCTACGCGGTGGAATCGGCGGACGGGGCGTCGTCTGACGAGGCGGTACTCCGTGCTGAGTTCACGCCGACGACGCCGTTCTGTCCGCAAAGTAATACACTTACGCTCGGGTCGTTCAGAGCGTGGAACGGACTTTCTGAGCACCACGAGTACGATATCGTCCGCGTTCGCCTCCATCCGATGCACCATCAGTCGGCGTCGATAAACGAACGACTGGCGGAACTGGAAGCCGAGTACCGCGAGACGGGCACTGTCACCGACGCTACTGGTGAATCTGACGAGACGAATACGGCACTGTCAGCGGATAGAGCGGCGGGTTACGATCCGAACGCACCGTTCTGACACTCTGTTACCTTCTCTGGTGTTTCTCTGGCTGGGAGAACGCGTCGGCGCTCACTGCCGTCTCGCACAGGACACACCCGTGTTCCAGTATCTCTGTCCGTATCTCCGTTCCGACGGTTACAACGGTGTCGCACTCGGGACAGTCGAAGATGAACTGTTGGGGCACGGTTCTCTCTAGTACTGTGAGTTTCGTCCCACAATCTAAGACTACCATCCCCGCATTGTATGGGAACTGAAGTACTTCGCACTATCCCGCGAGTGGACGGGTATCGTGGCGTTAAAATTCGAGTATCGAATCGAGAAGCTTCGACTGGGCAGCAGAGAGGTGTTCAGCGAACGTTGAGCGGTTGATGTCGAGTGCGTTAGCAACTTCGGTCGCGTTCGCGTCTTTCGGATGCCCGAAGTAGCCCATCTCGTGGGCCGTTTCCAGTACTTCCTGTTGCCGTTCCGTGAGGGTGTCACGATTGATCAGGACGAGGTTGTTGTTGGCTTCTGGCTCCTGAGACCGGGTCAGGCGACGGAGCGAAACGTCGGGAAACTGCTCTCGGAGTCCGACGACTATCTCGCGGAGGTTGCGTATGTCCCGTGCGACGAACTGAACGACCAGGGCGTTTTCGGTCGTTCGGAAGGAGCGAACCGGGCAGCCTCGACTTTCGACAAACTCACACGGACAAGAGGGTGTCGTTCCCGTTTTGCATTCGAATCGGTGGACGGTTTTATCGTCGTAGTGAAACACTTCCTCGGTACTGTTGAACTCCGTCCCGGACTCCGCCGTAAAATCCACTGTAACACTGTCCTCCGACGGCATCGTCGAACGCGATATCGACGAAATCTCTTCCGTTTTCTGGGGCATGTTCCCGATCCGACAGCCAGCCCCGGTGACGACCTCCACCTCCGCGTGAACCCCTTGTCCTGTCATACCACACATTATTTTCTGCGAATGCCTATACGTTTTGCCGCACACATTCTCTTTGTTACTTATTCACAGTGGCGGCTCAAAAAAGCAAAAAGACAGCTAAACTACACGAATCTGTCCGAATCGCTACTGGACCCATTTTGACCTTCCTTATAAATGCCCCATATCCTATGGTGGCTGGATTACCCCAGTCCCTCCGTGAATTGTAACTAGAGCAGTGACTTTCAGAACCAGTCTACAACCGGGCCAGCAGAGTTGGTGTCGTCCGACGAACGCAGCGGTGTCGGCCGACCTCATAACGGAGTCGGAGGTGAGGGACCATGAGACGTGAGACGGTGGTTGTCGTCCTCCTTCTCATCGTGGTTCTGCTCCCGATGTGGTTCGTCGCTTTGCACGGCGAACCGCCGAGCGAGGAGGTCGAAATCGACCAGAGTGTAACCGAGATGCGTCCGCTCGAAGAGATTATCGATACGCCGAACAAACTCGCGCCGAGTCAGGTCGGCGTCATCGTCTGGGTCGCCCTGTTCGGCTTGGTCGCCGTGCTCGCTGCCGTCCACCGATTCATGGACTCCGCGGTGCGGCCGGACGAACCGAGCGACACGGACGACGCAGTCGTTGCCGACGGCGGGCAGGTCGGACTGCCGTGGTTCTGGACTGACGACCGCTGGGTCGTCGAGTACCACGACGCCACCGACGCAAAGGAAGGTATCTTGGCGATGGGTGGACTGACCATCCTCGCTATCGCCTTTGCGGCGCTGTTCACCGGCGAGTATCTCACGCTCGCGCGGACCCAGTACTTCGGCGTCTACGCGACGGGTATGTTCGTCTCGTTGGCGCTTCTCACCGTTGCGTACTACGCGTGGTTTCTCCCGCACGTCGAAGTCGCAGAACGGAGGGGACACTGATGACTCTCGGAAGCGGACCATCCGATTCGGATACGTGCGAAGACTGTTGTTCGAGTTGCCCAGACGACGGTGGGGGGTTCCATCCGAGCATCTTCTCGGATAACCGCGCGGCGGTGGAACGTCGTGATTACGCAAAACTCCTCGCCACCGTCGGCGGCCTGACGGCGGTCGGTAGTCTCACCGCGCCGTTAGCGGGGTTGACGCGCGTGTTCGAGCGATCCTACACCGGCCCTGTCTACTCCGACGGTATCTACCTCGTCGATGGCGAGGGCGAACGCGTCTCCGAGTCCGCGTTAGCGGAGGGCGAGAAGATGACTGTCTTTCCGGAACCGCGGCCGGGAATCGAGCGTGCACCGACGTTGCTCGTGAGGCACGCGAAAGAAGCCTACTCGGGCGGAACGAAACTGGAGTACACTGTCGCGGGCTACGCCGCCTATTCAAAAGTCTGCACGCACGCGGGGTGTATGGTCTCGAACGAGGAGGGGGAGACACTCGTCTGTCCGTGCCACTTCGGGAAATTCGATCCGACGGCCGGGGCGAAAGTCGTCGGCGGGCCGCCGCCGAGACCGCTCCCACAACTGCCGATCACACTTTCGAGCGAGGGCTACCTCATCGCCACGGGCGACTTCGAGGGTCCCGTCGGGGCAGGTGGTGAGTGATGTCCCGCGTAGACCGACTCGAAGAACGAGCGAGTGACGCCGGAACGCGGACGTACAACTGGTTAGACAGCCGATTCGACCTCGACAACGGACGGGCGTTCTTGGGCAAGGCATTCCCCGCCGAGGACTCGTTCCTCCTCGGTGAGGTAGCTCTGTTCTGCTTTGTGATGCTCGCTCTGACAGGCATGTTCCTCGGGATGTTCTTCGAACCCTCGACTAGCGCTGTCGAGTACGAGGGGAGCGTCGCCGCGTTCCAAGGTGAGGAGGTCCCCGAGGCGTTCGCGAGCGTCCTGCACATCACCTACGACATCCCGTTCGGCATGTTCATCCGCCGGATACACCACTGGGCGGCACACCTGTTCGTCGCTTCTATCGGGTTACACATGCTCAGGGTGTTCTTCACCGGGGCGTACCGTAATCCGCGCGAACCGAACTGGGTGGTTGGAACCGGACTCGCCGGATTGGCCATGGGTGCCGCATACACCGGATACGCGCTCCCGTTCGACGAATTCGCCGCGACAGCGACGGGCATCGGATACAACCTCGCAACATCAATCCCGTTCGTCGGCAGCGTTGTCGGGAAGGTGGTGTTCGGCGGCGAATTCCCGTCGAGTGCGACCATCCCGAGGTTGTACTTCTTCCACGTCCTCGTTATCCCCGTCGCCATCGCCATCCTCTTGGCGATACACATGGCGATACTGGTCCGACAGAAACACACCGAAGCACCCCGCAACGACGACGTTCGTGGTGCGGAACCACCGCAGTCTACTCGGACTCCCGACGCTGGCGCGGTGAGCGATGGCGGGACCGAGACGGCTGTCGCAAAGGAAGACGATACCGTGGTCGTCGGCCTCCCGGCGTTCCCGAATCAGGCGGCTGTCAGCGCCGTCGTCTTCTTCCTGACACTGGCGACGCTGGCGGCGCTGGGCGGCTTCTTCCCCGTTCACAACATTGCGGAGTACGGGCCGAACAACCCCGCGGGAACACCGGAACTCATCATGCCCGACTGGTTCTTGATGTGGGTGTACGGCTTCCTGAAGCTTCTCCCGTCGTGGATGAGCTTCACCATCCCCGTCGTCGGCGTCCACGTCTCCACGGAGTTCGTCGGCGGCGTGTTGCTCCCGACGGTTGTCTTCGGAGCCATCGCCGTCTGGCCGTTCATCGATTACCGCGAGAATCCGGTCCACTTCACGGCCAGTCCGCTCGATAGGCCGTGGCAGACGGCAGTCGGCGTCGCAGCTATCCAGTTCATCATGATCGCGTCTATCGCGGGCATGAACAACCTCCTGGGACGAGCGTTAGACGTGGGAACCGAGGTCGTGAATCCGATTCTCACCGTCGCACTGTTCGTCGTTCCCGGTGTTTCTGGATTGTTGACCTACCGTCTTCTACAGGACGATTCGACTGAGGGAGACGACCGATGACGGATGCTGGCACAACCGACGAGACGGGCGTCCGCCTCGAACTGTCGGCGTGGACGTATCGGCACCTCGACCGCGCGAGTAAACTCCTCGGCGTGGGGCTTGTCGCCCTCGGTCTGGAGATGGGCGGCGACACTCTCACGGGGGTTGCACTCGGCGTGGTGGGCGCGGCACTGGCATTGACGACGGTTTTCGTACGGAGGCAGGAATGAGCCGAAACGACGCATCACACACCGACGAGACGGCCGGAGAATCGGACGATAAACGGCGGGCAGTCGATCAGTCGGACGACGAGCAACCGAAGAAGCGAGGCGCAAACGAGGAACGAACTGACGGCGGCCCCGCCGTCGGCGACCCGCCGGGAGGTGACAACCCGTCCCGACGCGGGTTCCTCAAGGGTGTCGGACTCGCGTCCGTCCTCGGAATCGGGAGCGCGTCGGCGTCCGACGACGCCCTGTTCTCGATGGACGGACTCCAACCGGTGGGTGACCCCATCGGTGAGTATCCGTATCGTGACTGGGAGGACCTCTACCGCGAGCAGTGGGACTGGGACTCAGTATCTCGTTCGACTCACAGCGTCAACTGCACCGGCAGTTGCTCCTGGAACGTCTACGTCAAGAACGGGCAGGTCTGGCGCGAAGAGCAGTCCGGCGACTACCCCCGGTTCGACGAGTCACTGCCCGACCCGAACCCGCGCGGGTGTCAGAAGGGGGCGTGTTACACCGACTACGTCAACGCCGAGCAGCGCATCAAACACCCGTTGAAGCGCGTCGGCGAACGTGGCGAGGGCAAGTGGAAGCGAATCACGTGGGACGAAGCCCTCACCGAGATTGCCGAACACGTCGTTGACGAGGTAGAGGCCGGACGGTACGACGCTATCAGCGGCTTCACGCCGATTCCCGCGATGAGTCCCGTCTCGTTCGCTAGCGGGTCGCGGCTCATCAACCTGCTCGGCGGCGTCAGTCATTCGTTCTACGACTGGTACTCCGACCTGCCGCCGGGCCAACCTATCACGTGGGGCACGCAGACGGACAACGCCGAGAGCGCAGACTGGTACAACGCCGACTACATCATCGCGTGGGGGTCGAACATCAACGTCACGCGCATCCCGGACGCGAAGTACTTCCTCGAATCGGGCTACAACGGCACCAAGCGCGTCGGTATCTTCACCGACTACTCGCAGACGGCCATCCACACTGACGAGTGGCTTAGCCCTGACCCCGGCTCCGACACTGCACTCGCACTCGGGATGGCACAGACAATCGTCTCCGAGGGACTGTACGACGAGGCGCATCTCAAAGAGCAGACCGACATGCCGCTTCTCGTCCGGCAGGACACCGGTAAGTTCCTCCGTGCGAGCGACGTCCCGTCGGTCAACAGCAGCGCCGACCGGCCCGAATGGATGCTTCTGATGCTCGATTCGAACGGGCAACTCCGTGAAGCGCCGGGATCGCTCGGTGAACGCGACGGACAGAAGGACTACTCGAAGAGCATCGACCTCGACTTTGACCCCCGACTCGACGCCGAGACGACCGTCCAGACCGACGACGGAAGCGTCCAAGTACGGTCTGTGTGGGCCGAACTGCGCGACGAACTCGCCCAGTACGACCCCGAGACGGTCACCAAGATGACCGGCGTCGGTACGGAGACGTACCAACGAGTCGCCCGCGAGTTCGCCGATGTCGAACGCGCGAAAATCATTCACGGCAAGGGCGTCAACGACTGGTACCACAACGACCTCGGGAACCGCGCCATCCAGTTGCTCGTCACGCTGACCGGCAACCTCGGCCGTC belongs to Halogeometricum borinquense DSM 11551 and includes:
- a CDS encoding DUF2249 domain-containing protein encodes the protein MAATTLDLRDVPPPERHPKIHDAFESLESGEALELVNDHDPKPLFYEMQAEVDSFDAEGYEVEQRGPTEFVARLPKK
- a CDS encoding DUF7560 family zinc ribbon protein — translated: MVVLDCGTKLTVLERTVPQQFIFDCPECDTVVTVGTEIRTEILEHGCVLCETAVSADAFSQPEKHQRR
- a CDS encoding helix-turn-helix domain-containing protein, with protein sequence MTGQGVHAEVEVVTGAGCRIGNMPQKTEEISSISRSTMPSEDSVTVDFTAESGTEFNSTEEVFHYDDKTVHRFECKTGTTPSCPCEFVESRGCPVRSFRTTENALVVQFVARDIRNLREIVVGLREQFPDVSLRRLTRSQEPEANNNLVLINRDTLTERQQEVLETAHEMGYFGHPKDANATEVANALDINRSTFAEHLSAAQSKLLDSILEF
- a CDS encoding QcrA and Rieske domain-containing protein, whose product is MTLGSGPSDSDTCEDCCSSCPDDGGGFHPSIFSDNRAAVERRDYAKLLATVGGLTAVGSLTAPLAGLTRVFERSYTGPVYSDGIYLVDGEGERVSESALAEGEKMTVFPEPRPGIERAPTLLVRHAKEAYSGGTKLEYTVAGYAAYSKVCTHAGCMVSNEEGETLVCPCHFGKFDPTAGAKVVGGPPPRPLPQLPITLSSEGYLIATGDFEGPVGAGGE
- a CDS encoding cytochrome b, yielding MSRVDRLEERASDAGTRTYNWLDSRFDLDNGRAFLGKAFPAEDSFLLGEVALFCFVMLALTGMFLGMFFEPSTSAVEYEGSVAAFQGEEVPEAFASVLHITYDIPFGMFIRRIHHWAAHLFVASIGLHMLRVFFTGAYRNPREPNWVVGTGLAGLAMGAAYTGYALPFDEFAATATGIGYNLATSIPFVGSVVGKVVFGGEFPSSATIPRLYFFHVLVIPVAIAILLAIHMAILVRQKHTEAPRNDDVRGAEPPQSTRTPDAGAVSDGGTETAVAKEDDTVVVGLPAFPNQAAVSAVVFFLTLATLAALGGFFPVHNIAEYGPNNPAGTPELIMPDWFLMWVYGFLKLLPSWMSFTIPVVGVHVSTEFVGGVLLPTVVFGAIAVWPFIDYRENPVHFTASPLDRPWQTAVGVAAIQFIMIASIAGMNNLLGRALDVGTEVVNPILTVALFVVPGVSGLLTYRLLQDDSTEGDDR
- the narG gene encoding nitrate reductase subunit alpha is translated as MSRNDASHTDETAGESDDKRRAVDQSDDEQPKKRGANEERTDGGPAVGDPPGGDNPSRRGFLKGVGLASVLGIGSASASDDALFSMDGLQPVGDPIGEYPYRDWEDLYREQWDWDSVSRSTHSVNCTGSCSWNVYVKNGQVWREEQSGDYPRFDESLPDPNPRGCQKGACYTDYVNAEQRIKHPLKRVGERGEGKWKRITWDEALTEIAEHVVDEVEAGRYDAISGFTPIPAMSPVSFASGSRLINLLGGVSHSFYDWYSDLPPGQPITWGTQTDNAESADWYNADYIIAWGSNINVTRIPDAKYFLESGYNGTKRVGIFTDYSQTAIHTDEWLSPDPGSDTALALGMAQTIVSEGLYDEAHLKEQTDMPLLVRQDTGKFLRASDVPSVNSSADRPEWMLLMLDSNGQLREAPGSLGERDGQKDYSKSIDLDFDPRLDAETTVQTDDGSVQVRSVWAELRDELAQYDPETVTKMTGVGTETYQRVAREFADVERAKIIHGKGVNDWYHNDLGNRAIQLLVTLTGNLGRQGTGVDHYVGQEKIWTFHGWKTLSFPTGKVRGVPTTLWTYYHAGILDNTDADTAAKIRESIDKGWMPVYPEEREDGSRPDPTTMFVWRGNYFNQAKGNVAVEEELWPKLDLVVDINFRMDSTALYSDIVLPTASHYEKHDLSMTDMHTYVHPFTPAVEPLGESKTDWQIFKDLAEKIQEVATERGVEPISDRTFDREIDLQSVYDDYVRDWETETDGALAEDRAAAEYILEHSAESNPAGTDEQITFADTVEQPQRLLEAGDHWTSDIEDGEAYAPWKDFVQDKNPWPTVTGRQQYYIDHDWFLELGEQLPTHKEGPTNTGGDYPMEYNTPHGRWAIHSTWRDSEKMLRLQRGEPIVYINPDDAAERGIEDGDTVEVFNDLGAVEVQAKIYPSSERGTLRHFFSWEKFQYASRNNFNTLVPMYMKPTQLVQYPEDTGEHLYFFPNYWGPTGVNSDVRVDVRKKGGDGG